One Macadamia integrifolia cultivar HAES 741 unplaced genomic scaffold, SCU_Mint_v3 scaffold1712, whole genome shotgun sequence genomic region harbors:
- the LOC122064674 gene encoding purple acid phosphatase 22-like, translating into MEKICLPVHLHVLFFFFFFFFFFISFPQHLQLQASSDYIRPPPRSNLSIPHKGSESDPQQVHVSLVGSDHVRVSWITDDDKAPSLVEYGKIPRKYEASATGVKESYSYIFYKSGEIHHVKIGPLEPSTTYYYRCSGSGQEFSFKTPPSTFPLEFVIVGDLGQTEWTASTLSHVDELDYDVFLLPGDLAYADFIQPLWDSFGRLVQPYASRRPWMMTQGNHEVEKIPIIENEPFKAYNARWRMPFEESGSTSNLYYSFDVAGVHIVMLGSYADFAVGSDQYKWLLADFAKVDRGRTPWLIVLLHTPWYNTNTAHHGEGESMRKAMEPLLYQARVDIIFVGHVHAYERFTRVYNNTANQCGPVHVTIGDGGNREGLASHYKEPPSSLSLFREASFGHGRFRVFNKTHAHWSWHRNDDSTSTVADEVWIQSLSVSSICMEPSHTTSTKDEL; encoded by the exons atggagaaaatttgCTTGCCGGTTCATCTCCAcgtgcttttcttcttcttcttcttcttcttcttcttcatctccttcccTCAACACTTACAGTTGCAGGCTTCCTCGGATTACATTCGACCACCCCCTCGGAGCAATTTATCCATTCCACACAAAGGTTCAGAGTCCGACCCACAACAG GTTCATGTATCGCTAGTAGGAAGTGATCATGTGAGAGTTTCATGGATTACAGACGATGACAAGGCTCCTTCATTAGTAGAATACGGTAAAATACCCAGAAAATACGAGGCGTCGGCGACCGGGGTAAAGGAGTCGTATAGTTACATCTTCTACAAGTCCGGCGAGATTCATCACGTGAAGATCGGACCTTTGGAACCCAGCACCACCTATTACTACCGGTGTAGTGGAAGCGGCCAGGAGTTCAGCTTCAAGACACCCCCATCTACCTTCCCTCTTGAATTCGTCATTGTAG GGGATCTAGGACAGACTGAATGGACGGCATCGACACTATCACACGTGGACGAATTAGACTACGACGTGTTCTTACTCCCAGGAGATCTAGCCTATGCAGACTTTATACAGCCCCTTTGGGACTCCTTCGGCCGCTTGGTTCAACCATATGCGAGCCGGCGTCCGTGGATGATGACCCAAGGAAACCACGAGGTTGAGAAAATTCCCATCATCGAGAACGAGCCCTTCAAAGCTTACAATGCCAGGTGGCGCATGCCCTTTGAGGAAAGTGGGTCCACCTCCAACCTCTACTATTCCTTCGACGTCGCCGGAGTTCACATCGTCATGTTGGGTTCTTACGCCGACTTCGCCGTTGGATCGGACCAATACAAGTGGCTCCTAGCTGACTTTGCGAAGGTCGATCGGGGGAGAACACCTTGGCTCATCGTTCTACTTCACACCCCATGGTATAACACCAACACTGCCCATCATGGCGAGGGAGAGAGCATGAGGAAAGCCATGGAACCCTTACTCTATCAGGCACGTGTCGATATTATTTTTGTTGGACATGTTCACGCCTATGAACGATTT ACGAGAGTATACAACAATACGGCCAACCAATGTGGTCCTGTGCATGTAACCATAGGGGATGGGGGAAATAGAGAAGGACTTGCTTCACA CTATAAGGAGCCTCCTTCTTCTCTATCGTTGTTCCGGGAGGCAAGCTTTGGACATGGTCGGTTCAGAGTATTCAACAAAACTCATGCTCATTGGTCATGGCATCGTAACGATGATTCCACATCAACGGTTGCTGATGAAGTGTGGATTCAAAGTCTCAGCGTTTCTAGCATTTGTATGGAGCCTTCTCATACTACTTCTACCAAAGATGAACTTTGA
- the LOC122064675 gene encoding purple acid phosphatase 22-like, giving the protein MENIWPHLFFFFFISFPHQLLQLEASSVYTRPPPRRILSTPHKGSNSDPQQVHISLVGSDHVRVSWITDDKKAPSLVEYGKLPGKYEASATGENESYNYFFYWSGEIHHVKIGPLDHSTTYYYRCGGRGQEFSFKTPPSTFPLEFVIVGDLGQTEWTASTLSHVNESDYDVFLLPGDLSYADTQQPLWDSFGRLVQPYASQRPWMVTEGNHEIETFFIFENKPFKSYNARWRMPFEESGSTSNLYYSFDVAGVHIIMLGSYTEFEAGSDQYKWLEADLAKVDRWRTPWLVVLLHAPWYNTNTAHQGEGESMRNAMEALLYQARVDVVFAGHVHAYERFARVYKNTAKQCGPMHVTIGDGGNREGLALDFKEPPSPLSLFREASFGHGRFRVFNQTHAHWSWHRNNDSESTVADGVWLQNLSVSSVCMEHSCTKDEL; this is encoded by the exons ATGGAGAATATTTGGCcacatctcttcttcttcttcttcatctccttcccTCATCAACTCTTACAGTTGGAGGCTTCCTCGGTTTACACTCGACCACCCCCTCGGAGAATTTTATCCACACCACACAAAGGTTCAAACTCCGACCCACaacag GTTCATATATCGCTAGTAGGAAGTGATCATGTGAGAGTTTCATGGATTACAGATGATAAGAAGGCTCCTTCATTAGTTGAATATGGTAAACTACCAGGAAAATATGAGGCATCAGCAACCGGGGAAAATGAATCCTATAATTACTTCTTCTACTGGTCAGGCGAGATCCATCATGTGAAGATTGGACCTTTGGATCACAGCACCACCTATTACTACCGTTGTGGTGGAAGAGGCCAGGAGTTCAGCTTCAAGACACCCCCATCTACCTTCCCTCTTGAATTCGTCATTGTAG GGGATCTAGGACAGACGGAATGGACGGCATCAACGCTATCACACGTGAACGAATCAGACTATGACGTGTTCTTACTCCCAGGAGATCTATCCTACGCAGACACCCAACAACCCCTCTGGGACTCTTTCGGCCGCTTGGTCCAACCATATGCGAGCCAACGGCCATGGATGGTAACGGAAGGGAACCACGAGATCGAGACATTTTTCATCTTCGAGAACAAGCCCTTCAAATCATACAATGCCAGGTGGCGCATGCCCTTCGAGGAGAGTGGGTCCACCTCTAATCTCTACTACTCCTTCGACGTCGCCGGAGTTCACATCATCATGTTGGGTTCTTACACGGAATTCGAGGCTGGTTCGGACCAGTACAAGTGGCTCGAAGCTGACTTGGCAAAGGTCGACCGGTGGAGAACACCATGGCTCGTCGTTCTACTTCATGCCCCATGGTATAACACTAACACTGCCCatcaaggagagggagagagcatGAGGAATGCCATGGAAGCTTTACTGTACCAGGCTCGAGTCGACGTTGTTTTCGCCGGACATGTACACGCCTATGAACGATTT GCGAGGGTGTACAAAAACACGGCCAAGCAATGCGGTCCCATGCACGTGACCATAGGAGATGGGGGAAACAGGGAAGGACTCGCTTTAGA CTTTAAGGAGCCTCCTTCTCCTCTGTCACTGTTCCGAGAGGCAAGCTTCGGACATGGCCGGTTCAGGGTTTTCAACCAAACTCATGCACATTGGTCATGGCACCGCAACAATGATTCCGAATCAACGGTTGCTGATGGGGTATGGCTTCAAAATCTCAGCGTGTCTAGTGTTTGTATGGAGCATTCTTGTACCAAAGATGAACTTTGA
- the LOC122064683 gene encoding purple acid phosphatase 22-like → MESFWAFLFFFFISFPQLLQLQASSDYIRPPAGNIIFTSHKGSESDPQQVHVSLAGSDHVRVSWITEDKKVPSLVEYGKKSGKYEELAIGEHEAYDYFLYKSGEIHHVKIGPLDPSTTYYYRCGGRGQEFSFKTPPPTFPIEFAVAGDLGQTDWTASTLAHVGAEDYDVFLLPGDLSYANGQQPLWDSFGRLVQPYASQRPWMVTQGNHEVESIQSSEIEMEPFKSYNARWRMPFVESGSTSNLYYSFDVAGVHIVMLGSYAAYATGSDQYKWLQVDLAKVDRKRTPWLVVILHAPWYNTNTAHQGEGERMRKAMEPLLYKARVDIVFVGHVHAYERFTRVYNNTANPCGPMHLTIGDGGNKEGLALNFKEPCSPLSVFREASFGHGRFKVFNQTHAHWSWHRNNDSESTVVDGVWLQSLSVSSVCTKSSSSTKDEL, encoded by the exons ATGGAGAGTTTTTGGgcatttctcttcttcttcttcatctccttcccTCAACTCTTACAGTTGCAGGCTTCCTCGGATTACATTCGACCACCTGCAGGGAACATTATATTCACTTCACACAAAGGGTCAGAATCTGACCCACAACAGGTTCATGTATCACTAGCGGGAAGTGATCATGTGAGAGTTTCATGGATTACAGAAGATAAAAAGGTTCCTTCATTAGTTGAATATGGAAAAAAATCCGGAAAATACGAGGAGTTGGCAATCGGAGAACATGAAGCATATGATTACTTCTTGTACAAGTCCGGCGAGATCCATCATGTGAAGATCGGACCTTTGGATCCCAGCACCACCTATTACTATCGTTGTGGTGGAAGAGGCCAGGAGTTCAGCTTCAAGACACCCCCACCCACCTTCCCTATTGAATTCGCTGTTGCAG GGGACCTAGGACAAACAGATTGGACGGCATCAACGCTAGCACACGTGGGCGCAGAAGACTACGACGTATTCTTACTCCCCGGAGATCTATCCTACGCGAATGGCCAACAACCCCTCTGGGACTCCTTCGGCCGCTTGGTCCAACCATATGCGAGCCAACGGCCATGGATGGTGACCCAAGGAAACCACGAGGTCGAGAGCATTCAGAGCTCTGAGATTGAGATGGAGCCCTTTAAGTCCTACAATGCCAGGTGGCGCATGCCCTTTGTGGAGAGTGGGTCCACCTCTAACCTCTACTATTCCTTCGATGTAGCCGGAGTTCACATCGTCATGTTGGGTTCTTACGCTGCGTACGCTACTGGATCGGACCAATATAAGTGGCTCCAAGTTGACTTGGCAAAGGTTGACCGGAAGAGAACACCATGGCTCGTCGTTATACTTCACGCCCCTTGGTATAACACTAACACTGCCCatcaaggagagggagagagaatgaggaaaGCCATGGAACCCTTACTCTATAAGGCGCGAGTTGACATTGTTTTTGTTGGACATGTTCATGCCTATGAAAGATTT ACGAGGGTGTACAACAACACGGCCAACCCATGCGGTCCTATGCATTTGACCATAGGGGATGGGGGAAACAAAGAAGGACTTGCTTTAAA CTTTAAGGAACCTTGTTCTCCTCTTTCGGTGTTCCGGGAAGCAAGCTTTGGGCATGGCCGATTCAAGGTATTCAACCAAACTCATGCACATTGGTCATGGCACCGTAACAATGATTCGGAATCAACGGTTGTGGATGGGGTGTGGCTTCAAAGTCTCAGCGTGTCTAGTGTTTGTaccaaatcttcttcttctaccaaaGATGAACTTTAA
- the LOC122064680 gene encoding beta-1,6-galactosyltransferase GALT29A-like yields the protein MILPIQLFQRELREQFFNISDLPEELTKVFSSWQKSNYLNIRAVTSSVSRPSFQLRSRKYYEIWLEFRKSLCNWSQNKLFQPDIMLDLIDLVKRPIDRHYGLPSDSDGRRYSTCAVVGNSGILLKTEYGDLIDNHDIVIRLNNAWTDRFQRHVGSKTNISFVNSNILHRCAFRQGCFCHPYGAKVPIVMYICQAVHFIDYVICNSSHKAPLLITDPRFDILCARIVKYYSAKRFVEETGKTLDEWAIAHDAVQFHYSSGMQAIILALGICDRVSVFGFGKSAQATHHYHTKQKAELHLHDYEAEYAFYHDLVESPEVIPFLSSKFKVPPVIIYK from the exons ATGATTCTTCCAATCCAACTTTTCCAAAGAGAATTGAGAGAGCAGTTTTTCAATATTAGTGATTTACCTGAAGAACTCACCAAGG TTTTCTCATCATGGCAGAAATCCAATTACCTTAACATTCGGGCGGTGACTTCCTCTGTTAGCAGACCATCATTCCAGCTTCGATCTCGGAAGTATTACGAAATTTGGTTGGAATTTCGAAAATCCCTCTGCAATTGGTCTCAGAATAAATTGTTTCAACCTGATATCATGTTGGATTTGATCGACCTTGTTAAACGCCCAATTGATCGGCACTATGGATTGCCGTCCGACTCCGATGGCCGCCGGTATTCTACTTGTGCGGTGGTGGGGAACAGTGGAATTTTGCTTAAAACAGAGTATGGAGATCTGATCGACAACCACGATATCGTGATCCGATTGAACAATGCTTGGACTGATAGGTTTCAACGACATGTAGGATCCAAAACCAATATCTCCTTCGTGAACAGTAATATCCTGCATCGATGTGCATTCAGACAAGGCTGCTTCTGCCATCCTTATGGGGCAAAGGTCCCGATCGTTATGTATATATGTCAGGCTGTGCATTTCATCGATTACGTCATCTGCAATTCTTCTCACAAGGCTCCTTTGTTAATTACAGATCCCCGATTCGATATCTTGTGTGCTCGGATTGTGAAGTATTACTCTGCAAAACGATTTGTTGAAGAGACAGGGAAGACTCTGGATGAATGGGCAATTGCCCATGATGCTGTACAGTTCCATTATTCTTCTGGTATGCAAGCAATCATCCTAGCTTTGGGAATTTGTGATAGAGTTAGTGTTTTTGGGTTTGGAAAGTCAGCACAAGCGACTCACCATTATCATACCAAACAGAAAGCTGAACTTCATTTGCATGATTATGAAGCAGAGTATGCCTTTTACCATGACTTGGTTGAGAGCCCAGAGGTTATACCTTTCCTTTCTAGCAAGTTCAAGGTTCCTCCTGTTATCATATACAAGTAA
- the LOC122064670 gene encoding beta-1,6-galactosyltransferase GALT29A-like produces the protein MKRPFRPLFSLLLLIVIVSTLSSRTVFRQSFSYLQLDNHVSLEPSVRESNSTLLQFAAIDVNEAHDKKEIEQLLEGNFGSSGRYRSFSSWQHSNYLNIRTRASTGRLSFQLRSPKYYKIWLEFRKSLRDWSRNKWFQPDIMLDLIDLVKRPIDRHSGLPDSNGRYASCAVVGNSGILLKTEYGELIDSHDIVIRLNNARTEGFQRNVGSKTNISFVNSHILHRCARREGCFCHPYGEKVPMVMYICQPVHLIDYTVCNASHKAPLLITDARFDILCARMVKYYSAKRFAEETGKSLDEWALVHDANQFHYSSGMQAIMLALGTCDRVSIFGFGKSAQATHHYHTNQKAELHLHDYEAEYAFYHDLVERPQVIPFLPDKFKVPSVVIHN, from the coding sequence ATGAAAAGGCCTTTTCGTCCGCTCTTCAGTCTACTGCTGCTTATTGTGATTGTCTCCACCCTGAGCTCTAGAACTGTGTTCCGCCAGAGCTTCAGTTATCTTCAGTTGGATAATCATGTCTCGCTGGAACCATCAGTGCGGGAATCGAATTCAACGCTGCTTCAATTTGCTGCGATTGATGTTAATGAGGCACACGATAAGAAAGAGATCGAACAGTTGCTCGAAGGGAACTTTGGCAGTTCGGGGCGGTACCGTTCTTTCTCATCGTGGCAGCATTCCAATTACCTTAACATTCGGACGAGAGCCTCGACTGGCAGACTATCGTTCCAGCTCCGCTCTCCTAAGTATTACAAAATTTGGTTAGAGTTCCGAAAGTCCCTTCGCGATTGGTCTCGGAATAAATGGTTCCAACCAGATATCATGTTGGATTTGATCGACCTTGTCAAGCGTCCTATTGATCGGCACAGTGGACTGCCCGACTCCAACGGCCGGTATGCTTCGTGTGCAGTTGTGGGTAACAGTGGGATTTTGCTTAAGACTGAGTATGGAGAGCTGATTGACAGCCACGATATTGTGATCCGACTGAACAATGCTAGGACTGAGGGGTTTCAACGCAATGTAGGATCCAAAACCAATATCTCCTTTGTGAACAGTCATATCCTGCATCGATGTGCACGTAGAGAAGGCTGCTTCTGCCATCCCTATGGGGAAAAGGTTCCGATGGTTATGTACATTTGCCAGCCTGTGCATTTGATCGATTACACAGTCTGCAATGCTTCTCACAAGGCTCCTTTGCTAATTACAGATGCCCGCTTCGATATCTTGTGTGCTCGGATGGTGAAGTATTACTCTGCAAAACGTTTTGCAGAGGAGACGGGGAAGTCTCTGGACGAATGGGCACTCGTCCATGATGCTAACCAGTTTCATTATTCTTCTGGTATGCAAGCTATCATGCTAGCTTTGGGAACTTGTGATAGAGTTAGTATCTTTGGATTTGGAAAGTCTGCACAAGCGACACACCATTATCATACCAATCAGAAGGCTGAACTTCATTTGCATGATTATGAGGCAGAGTATGCCTTTTACCATGACTTGGTTGAGAGACCGCAGGTAATACCATTCCTTCCGGACAAGTTCAAGGTTCCTTCCGTGGTCATACACAATTAA